The Stratiformator vulcanicus genome has a segment encoding these proteins:
- a CDS encoding RES family NAD+ phosphorylase — translation MKLFRICAARRANTAFSGRGAAIHGGRWNGIGSPMVYASNSLSLATLEVLVHFRLQQLPRTDWVCMSASLPDREVGIFDDRSLSSGWHLTEKYSECVQAGERWLKSNSTVALTVPSAVLTSTASRSLDRNILLNPLHPKFDDVVSIAEPERYEFDPRLINESLGRLKETGRE, via the coding sequence ATGAAGCTTTTCCGCATTTGCGCAGCTCGTCGTGCGAACACAGCCTTCTCTGGGCGTGGGGCAGCAATCCACGGTGGACGTTGGAACGGCATCGGAAGTCCGATGGTGTATGCTTCCAATAGCCTCAGTCTGGCGACCTTGGAAGTACTCGTCCATTTCCGTTTGCAACAGCTTCCGAGAACCGATTGGGTCTGCATGAGTGCCTCGCTGCCTGATAGGGAAGTGGGAATATTCGATGACCGCTCGCTCAGTTCAGGCTGGCATCTCACGGAAAAGTATTCAGAATGCGTTCAGGCTGGCGAGCGTTGGCTGAAGAGTAATTCGACCGTCGCGCTGACGGTTCCTTCGGCGGTTTTAACATCGACAGCGTCGCGTTCACTGGACAGGAACATCCTGCTCAACCCTCTTCATCCGAAGTTTGACGATGTCGTCTCGATTGCCGAGCCGGAGCGTTACGAATTCGATCCGCGACTGATAAACGAGTCACTAGGCCGCCTCAAAGAGACAGGAAGAGAATAG
- a CDS encoding MbcA/ParS/Xre antitoxin family protein: protein MSAGITDSAETTREAVEALRSSLARRQRIAAELAEIDKEIAVISSRFQQTGSVPLSEAEPDVPAIATLTALAENWQQGKVERDAARVVLEDALGRVEVPNHPTESIKSTVPEILLQAVETFEDRGRLADWLLESRHVFGGRSPLALLTGTDQDREWLSTILGRIEHSVYS from the coding sequence ATGAGCGCCGGTATCACCGACTCCGCCGAAACAACGCGGGAAGCGGTCGAAGCACTGAGGTCATCCCTCGCTCGTCGCCAGCGGATTGCTGCGGAACTTGCCGAAATCGACAAAGAAATCGCCGTCATTTCGTCGCGTTTTCAACAAACTGGTTCTGTCCCGTTGTCGGAAGCGGAGCCGGACGTTCCCGCCATCGCGACGCTGACAGCGCTCGCGGAGAATTGGCAACAGGGGAAGGTCGAGCGGGACGCGGCGCGCGTCGTTTTGGAGGACGCATTGGGTCGCGTAGAGGTGCCAAATCATCCGACAGAGTCAATCAAAAGCACGGTGCCGGAAATCCTGCTGCAGGCCGTCGAGACATTCGAAGATCGAGGACGGTTGGCCGACTGGCTGCTCGAATCGCGACATGTCTTCGGAGGCCGCTCCCCCCTCGCATTGCTGACGGGAACCGATCAGGATCGAGAGTGGTTAAGCACAATTCTCGGCCGAATCGAACACAGCGTGTACAGCTAA
- the purB gene encoding adenylosuccinate lyase, which produces MSHDRYENPLLTRYATDEMAGIWSSQTKHSLWRKLWLALAESEQELGLDISDAQLDEMRAHLDDIDFESAASYEKRLRHDVMAHVHAWGDQVPQARAIIHLGATSCFVTDNSELLQIKSSLELVRDRLVTVIDRLATFADEWKDLPCLGFTHLQPAQPTTVGKRATLWCYDLILDLEEVEHRLEKLRFRGVKGTTGTQATFLQLFDGDHDKVDQLDRLVTEKMGFTQRYAVTGQTYSRKVDAHVLATLSGIGQSCHKAGSDLRILQHRKEIDEPFETNQIGSSAMAYKRNPMRAERMCGLARFAMSLAANGDDTAATQWLERTLDDSSNRRLSLPQSFLAVDACLNIYANVAGGLNVYPKVIASNLNAELPFMATEEILMAGVRAGGDRQDLHERIRTHSVAAARMVKEEGQPNDLIERLSQDDAFKDVDLQSTLDAKRYVGRAPEQVTSFLDEVIADVKAKYGGTDAAMNELKV; this is translated from the coding sequence ATGTCCCACGACCGCTACGAAAATCCCCTCCTGACCCGCTACGCCACCGACGAGATGGCCGGCATCTGGTCCTCCCAGACGAAGCACTCGCTGTGGCGCAAGCTGTGGCTCGCTCTAGCCGAGAGCGAGCAAGAGCTCGGCCTCGACATCTCTGATGCCCAACTCGACGAGATGCGGGCCCATTTGGATGACATCGATTTCGAATCAGCCGCCAGCTACGAGAAGAGGCTCCGCCACGACGTGATGGCCCACGTCCACGCCTGGGGCGATCAGGTGCCGCAGGCTCGGGCGATCATCCACCTCGGCGCGACCAGTTGCTTTGTCACCGACAACAGCGAACTGCTGCAGATCAAGTCGTCGCTCGAACTCGTCCGTGATCGGCTCGTCACGGTGATCGACCGCCTCGCGACGTTTGCCGACGAGTGGAAGGACCTCCCCTGCCTCGGCTTCACGCACCTGCAGCCGGCGCAGCCGACGACCGTGGGTAAACGGGCGACGCTCTGGTGCTACGACCTGATCCTCGATCTCGAAGAAGTCGAGCACCGCCTTGAGAAACTGCGTTTCCGCGGCGTCAAAGGCACAACGGGAACGCAGGCGACCTTCCTGCAGCTCTTCGACGGCGACCACGACAAAGTCGATCAACTCGACCGGCTCGTCACCGAGAAGATGGGTTTCACGCAGCGATACGCCGTTACCGGGCAGACCTATTCGCGAAAGGTGGACGCGCACGTCCTCGCGACCCTCTCGGGAATCGGGCAGTCGTGCCACAAGGCGGGAAGCGATTTGAGAATTCTGCAGCACCGCAAGGAGATCGACGAGCCGTTCGAAACCAATCAGATCGGCTCCTCGGCGATGGCCTATAAGCGGAACCCGATGCGGGCCGAGCGGATGTGCGGCCTCGCCCGCTTCGCGATGAGCCTCGCCGCCAACGGTGACGACACCGCCGCCACCCAATGGCTCGAACGCACCCTCGACGACAGCTCCAACCGCCGGCTCTCGCTGCCGCAGTCATTTCTCGCCGTCGATGCCTGCCTTAACATCTACGCGAATGTGGCTGGCGGATTGAACGTCTACCCCAAGGTGATCGCGTCGAACCTGAATGCCGAGCTTCCCTTCATGGCGACGGAAGAAATCCTAATGGCCGGCGTCCGAGCCGGCGGCGACCGCCAGGACCTTCACGAACGTATCCGCACCCACAGCGTCGCCGCGGCCCGCATGGTGAAGGAGGAAGGCCAACCGAACGACTTAATCGAACGCCTCAGTCAGGACGACGCGTTTAAAGATGTCGATCTGCAATCGACGTTGGATGCGAAGCGGTATGTGGGAAGGGCGCCGGAGCAGGTAACCTCGTTCCTGGATGAGGTCATTGCAGACGTGAAAGCAAAATACGGCGGCACTGATGCGGCCATGAATGAACTCAAAGTATGA
- a CDS encoding nitrilase-related carbon-nitrogen hydrolase gives MTEPAAAKRPPVLKVGVAQVESIPFEIEHNVDTHFRMIEEAKSQGVDLLVFPELSITGYHVGFRAPEVSMRRDDPLLIGMAEEAGDMAVVVGFVEEGFAAQIHNSAAVLNDGKVQFVHRKLNLASYGNLDERRFYAGGRYFDVFNHHAPWMGAVLICADMWNPGLVHLAALYGTTILISPIASSERALGGGFSNPKGWENVTQFYAMIYGIPIVMANLSGDAVNDDHFWGGSRIVDPYGNVLVRAEGGEQLLIADLDYQAVRDARFRLPTVRDSNLDLITREINRLNSRIGVPGGMRSK, from the coding sequence ATGACCGAACCCGCCGCAGCGAAACGCCCGCCCGTTCTCAAGGTCGGCGTTGCCCAAGTCGAATCGATCCCGTTTGAGATCGAGCACAACGTCGACACACACTTCCGCATGATCGAGGAAGCCAAGTCGCAGGGGGTCGACTTGCTCGTGTTTCCCGAACTGTCGATCACCGGCTACCACGTTGGCTTCCGCGCACCGGAAGTCTCGATGCGTCGCGATGACCCGCTGCTGATCGGCATGGCCGAGGAAGCGGGCGACATGGCCGTGGTCGTCGGGTTCGTCGAAGAAGGCTTCGCCGCGCAGATCCATAATTCCGCCGCAGTGCTGAATGACGGCAAGGTGCAGTTCGTGCATCGGAAATTAAACCTCGCCAGTTACGGCAATCTCGACGAACGCCGCTTCTATGCCGGTGGCCGCTACTTCGACGTCTTTAATCATCACGCCCCGTGGATGGGGGCGGTCTTGATATGTGCCGACATGTGGAACCCCGGGCTGGTCCATCTGGCCGCTCTTTACGGGACCACGATTTTAATCTCGCCGATTGCTTCGTCTGAGCGAGCCCTCGGCGGCGGATTCTCGAACCCCAAGGGCTGGGAAAACGTCACGCAGTTTTACGCCATGATCTACGGCATTCCGATCGTGATGGCGAACCTCAGCGGTGATGCCGTGAATGACGACCATTTCTGGGGCGGCAGCCGGATCGTCGACCCTTATGGCAACGTCCTCGTCCGCGCCGAAGGGGGCGAGCAACTCTTAATCGCCGACCTCGATTACCAAGCCGTCCGCGATGCCCGCTTCCGGTTGCCCACGGTACGTGACTCGAATCTTGATTTGATCACCCGAGAAATTAATCGCCTCAACAGCCGCATCGGCGTCCCCGGCGGCATGCGTTCGAAATAA
- a CDS encoding SMI1/KNR4 family protein produces the protein MQADAANIWRIPVYLPYLQPTLTDKTVADAEAELGVQLPKEYLELLRAQNGGYICFELPDMAHTVIAGIGEYFPSILHVDWDECREFVSFELDGLIPIDGDGHWHICLDYRNSRSEPRITYADVECDIEKVVASSFSEYLRMLHRVIPDSLVVESVTDINLLRRAISKALNVQFDQPDSSAHGYPVHRANLGRAGNPEWLFLSPNDVPRSFARPHERNFTERHRLLPGNAAHYAELPADSYLLRVPDRAREGLLKSLEQSDWLAGPLKDYVSNQ, from the coding sequence ATGCAGGCCGATGCCGCGAACATTTGGCGGATTCCTGTCTATTTGCCGTATCTACAGCCCACCTTGACGGACAAAACCGTTGCTGACGCCGAGGCGGAGTTGGGCGTACAGCTTCCGAAGGAATATTTAGAGCTGCTTCGAGCGCAAAATGGCGGGTATATATGCTTCGAATTGCCGGATATGGCCCATACCGTTATCGCGGGAATAGGTGAGTATTTCCCGTCAATCCTCCATGTGGACTGGGACGAGTGCCGCGAGTTTGTCAGCTTCGAACTGGACGGGCTGATTCCAATTGACGGCGACGGGCATTGGCACATTTGCTTGGACTACCGAAATAGTCGCTCCGAGCCTCGGATTACTTATGCCGACGTGGAATGTGATATTGAGAAAGTGGTCGCGTCTTCATTTTCCGAGTACTTGCGAATGCTTCATCGCGTTATCCCCGACAGCTTGGTTGTGGAATCCGTAACAGACATCAATTTGCTAAGAAGGGCGATTTCCAAGGCCTTGAACGTTCAATTCGATCAGCCGGATAGTTCCGCTCACGGTTATCCCGTTCATCGGGCTAATCTCGGCAGGGCTGGAAATCCCGAGTGGTTGTTTCTAAGCCCCAACGACGTCCCCCGAAGCTTTGCACGACCGCATGAGCGTAACTTTACGGAGCGGCACCGCTTGCTACCCGGAAACGCAGCCCACTACGCCGAGCTACCCGCAGACAGCTATCTCCTTCGAGTTCCCGATCGAGCGCGAGAGGGTTTGTTGAAATCGCTCGAACAATCGGATTGGTTGGCTGGGCCGCTAAAGGATTATGTTTCCAATCAATAG
- the ilvD gene encoding dihydroxy-acid dehydratase, which translates to MSTETSQQLNKISSRITQPRSQGASQAMLYATGMSAEDMNKPQVGIGSVWYEGNSCNMHLLALGKHVKEGVQRSDLIGFQFNTIGVSDGISMGTEGMCYSLQSRDLIADSIETIMGAQWYDALVTLPGCDKNMPGCVMAMGRLNRPSIMVYGGTIKPGCGPKGEKLDIVSAFQSYGEYIAGKITDLERAEIVRKSCPGAGACGGMYTANTMASAIETLGMSLPYSSSIPAEDPAKIEECHLAGQAILNLLKLDLKPRDIMTREAFENAVTITIALGGSTNAVLHLIAMARSVDVDLTIDDFQRISEATPYLADLKPSGQFVMEDLHSIGGTPAVIKMLLEEGYLKGDCMTCTGKTLAENVADLPRLKEGQNLVHAVSEPIKQTGHIRILRGNLAPEGAVAKITGKEGLQFSGPARCYDGEEAMLKGLEDGDIQKGDVIIIRYEGPKGGPGMPEMLTPTSAIMGAGLGKDVALLTDGRFSGGSHGFIIGHVAPEAQEGGPLALVEDGDLVSIDAESNTLAFEVEPEELAKRKAAWTAPPYKHTRGTLYKYIKNVKSASEGCVTDE; encoded by the coding sequence ATGTCGACCGAAACTTCCCAGCAACTCAACAAGATCAGTTCCCGCATCACCCAGCCCCGCTCACAGGGGGCCTCGCAGGCGATGCTCTACGCGACCGGGATGTCCGCCGAGGACATGAATAAGCCGCAGGTCGGCATCGGCTCGGTCTGGTACGAGGGCAATAGCTGCAACATGCACCTGTTGGCCCTTGGTAAGCATGTCAAGGAGGGCGTGCAGCGCTCCGATCTGATTGGCTTCCAGTTCAACACCATCGGCGTCTCCGACGGCATCTCGATGGGCACCGAGGGGATGTGCTATTCCCTGCAATCGCGCGACCTCATCGCCGACTCGATCGAAACGATCATGGGCGCCCAGTGGTACGACGCCCTCGTTACGCTGCCCGGCTGCGACAAAAACATGCCCGGCTGCGTGATGGCAATGGGTCGGCTCAATCGCCCATCAATCATGGTCTACGGCGGCACGATCAAACCGGGTTGCGGGCCGAAGGGCGAGAAGCTCGACATCGTTTCAGCCTTCCAGTCATACGGCGAATACATCGCCGGCAAGATTACCGATTTGGAGCGGGCCGAGATCGTCCGCAAAAGCTGTCCCGGGGCCGGGGCCTGCGGCGGGATGTACACGGCCAACACGATGGCCTCTGCCATTGAAACCCTCGGCATGAGCCTGCCTTACAGTTCGTCGATCCCCGCCGAAGACCCCGCCAAAATTGAAGAGTGTCACCTCGCCGGTCAGGCCATTTTGAATCTTCTTAAACTCGACCTGAAGCCGCGGGATATCATGACCCGCGAAGCCTTTGAGAACGCGGTCACGATCACGATCGCTCTCGGCGGCAGCACTAACGCCGTCTTGCACTTAATCGCTATGGCCCGCAGCGTCGACGTCGACCTCACGATCGATGACTTTCAGCGGATCAGTGAGGCGACGCCTTACCTCGCCGATTTAAAGCCCTCCGGCCAATTCGTGATGGAAGACCTGCACTCCATCGGCGGTACGCCCGCAGTCATTAAGATGCTTCTTGAAGAAGGGTATCTAAAAGGGGACTGCATGACCTGCACTGGTAAGACTCTCGCCGAAAACGTCGCAGACTTACCTCGTCTTAAGGAAGGACAAAACCTCGTGCATGCGGTCTCCGAGCCGATTAAACAGACCGGCCACATCCGCATCCTCCGCGGCAATCTCGCCCCCGAGGGAGCCGTCGCCAAGATCACCGGCAAAGAAGGCTTGCAGTTCAGCGGCCCCGCCCGCTGCTACGACGGCGAAGAGGCGATGCTTAAAGGCCTCGAAGATGGCGATATCCAAAAGGGCGACGTGATCATCATTCGCTACGAAGGCCCCAAAGGCGGCCCCGGCATGCCGGAGATGCTCACTCCCACCAGCGCGATCATGGGAGCCGGCTTGGGTAAGGACGTCGCCCTGTTGACCGACGGCCGTTTCAGCGGCGGCAGCCACGGCTTCATCATCGGCCACGTCGCTCCCGAAGCCCAGGAAGGCGGCCCCCTCGCCCTCGTCGAAGACGGCGACCTCGTCTCCATCGACGCCGAGTCCAACACCCTCGCCTTCGAGGTCGAACCGGAGGAGCTGGCCAAGCGCAAAGCCGCTTGGACCGCCCCGCCGTATAAGCACACCCGGGGGACGCTTTATAAGTATATTAAGAATGTGAAGAGCGCGAGTGAGGGTTGTGTCACGGATGAGTAG